Proteins from a genomic interval of Bifidobacterium longum subsp. infantis ATCC 15697 = JCM 1222 = DSM 20088:
- a CDS encoding pyridoxamine kinase, producing MTDVTLYDRDPSYIPRVAAVHDMCGYGKCSLTAAIPILSAAGCDVCPVPTALFSAHTRYAVFTFHDTTDILSGYLDAWQKEDVELDGVYSGFLGSPDQVAIIQRLYREYPNALRLVDPVMGDAGEMYPTYTPELCEAMGALADGADVLMPNLTEASILTKRDYPGQNIDEATVNELLGALLKLGAKNVVLKGIDHGDGKIVNYVASASTGVAGKIELAHEKLPYMIHGTGDAFASALCGAVMAGRGLAKSAEIAGEFVRHAMVSTRDQPHFEDRGVSFELNLGELTDLVK from the coding sequence ATGACCGATGTAACACTGTATGACCGTGATCCGAGCTATATTCCGCGCGTGGCCGCCGTGCACGACATGTGCGGCTACGGCAAGTGCTCACTGACCGCCGCGATTCCGATTCTCTCGGCCGCAGGCTGCGATGTGTGCCCGGTGCCGACCGCCCTGTTCTCGGCGCACACGCGCTATGCAGTGTTCACGTTCCACGACACCACGGATATTCTCTCCGGTTACTTGGATGCCTGGCAGAAGGAAGACGTGGAACTGGATGGCGTGTATTCAGGCTTCCTCGGCTCCCCCGATCAGGTGGCGATCATTCAGCGTCTCTACCGTGAATATCCGAACGCGCTGCGTCTGGTTGACCCGGTGATGGGAGACGCCGGCGAAATGTACCCCACGTATACACCGGAGCTGTGCGAGGCAATGGGCGCTCTGGCCGATGGTGCCGACGTGTTGATGCCGAACCTCACCGAAGCGAGTATTCTCACCAAGCGTGACTATCCTGGCCAGAATATTGATGAGGCCACGGTTAACGAGCTGCTTGGTGCTCTGCTGAAGTTGGGTGCCAAGAACGTGGTGTTGAAGGGCATCGACCATGGCGATGGCAAAATCGTCAACTATGTGGCCAGCGCTTCCACCGGTGTTGCCGGCAAGATCGAGCTGGCTCATGAAAAGCTGCCATACATGATTCATGGCACGGGTGACGCCTTCGCATCTGCCCTGTGCGGCGCGGTGATGGCCGGCCGCGGCTTGGCCAAGTCGGCCGAAATCGCCGGCGAGTTCGTGCGACACGCCATGGTCAGCACCCGTGACCAGCCGCATTTCGAGGATCGTGGCGTCA